The following proteins are encoded in a genomic region of Pseudodesulfovibrio mercurii:
- a CDS encoding amino acid ABC transporter permease, with amino-acid sequence MFDFTIIWGHIPELMVGAWRTLWISFVSIIIGFVIGHLLCFGRFSEHRLLKRSITAYVSFFRGTPLLVQLAIIFYFLPLFGIFIPSVAAAIIALSMNTAAFQSEILRGGFQSMPHGQIEAARDLGLTTWQIRLHIQIPQVFRATLPALVNESIDILKNSALISTIAVTDLMRISQTLASTTFRPIEFFLAAGAMYFVMTYSISHLGVVLERRLKRT; translated from the coding sequence ATGTTCGACTTCACCATCATATGGGGACACATCCCGGAGCTCATGGTCGGGGCCTGGCGGACGCTTTGGATATCCTTCGTGTCCATCATCATCGGCTTCGTCATCGGCCACCTGCTCTGCTTCGGCCGGTTCTCCGAGCACCGCCTGCTCAAGCGGTCCATCACGGCCTACGTGAGCTTCTTCCGGGGCACGCCCCTGCTGGTCCAGCTGGCCATCATCTTCTATTTCCTGCCCCTGTTCGGCATCTTCATCCCCTCTGTGGCCGCGGCCATCATCGCCCTGTCCATGAACACCGCCGCCTTCCAGTCGGAGATCCTGCGCGGCGGGTTCCAGTCCATGCCCCACGGGCAGATCGAGGCGGCCCGCGACTTGGGCCTGACCACCTGGCAGATCCGCCTGCACATCCAGATTCCGCAGGTCTTCCGGGCCACGCTCCCGGCCCTGGTCAACGAGTCCATCGACATCCTCAAGAACTCCGCGCTCATCTCGACCATCGCCGTGACCGACCTGATGCGCATCTCCCAGACCCTGGCCTCCACCACCTTCCGGCCCATCGAGTTCTTCCTGGCCGCCGGGGCCATGTATTTCGTCATGACCTACTCCATCAGCCACCTCGGCGTCGTGCTCGAGCGCAGGCTGAAAAGGACATAG
- a CDS encoding amino acid ABC transporter ATP-binding protein — protein sequence MKTVDETCEVQLINLWKSFGDNTVLKGIDLQVKNREVVCLIGGSGSGKSTMLRCINSLEIFDEGKIIIGGEVFSALSASDPTTPKVQQDRCAALKNVCMVFQQFNLWPHMTVLKNVMTPLVLVKRMDRREAEEKALHFLGKVGLTGKEHQYPASLSGGQQQRVAIARSLGMEPSIMLFDEPTSALDPELVGEVLAVMRDLADEGMTMIVVTHEMGFAAQVADKVVFLADGVIEESGPPSELFEHPKSPRLQAFLSTWAERNAGLS from the coding sequence ATGAAGACCGTAGACGAAACCTGTGAAGTCCAGCTCATCAACCTGTGGAAGTCCTTCGGTGACAACACCGTGCTCAAGGGCATCGACCTGCAGGTCAAGAACAGGGAGGTGGTCTGCCTGATCGGCGGCTCCGGGTCCGGCAAGAGCACCATGCTGCGCTGCATCAACTCCCTAGAGATCTTCGACGAGGGCAAGATCATCATCGGCGGGGAGGTCTTCAGCGCCCTGTCCGCCTCGGACCCGACCACGCCCAAGGTCCAGCAGGACCGCTGCGCGGCCCTCAAGAACGTCTGCATGGTCTTCCAGCAGTTCAACCTGTGGCCGCACATGACCGTGCTCAAGAACGTCATGACCCCCCTGGTCCTGGTCAAGAGGATGGACCGGCGAGAGGCCGAGGAGAAGGCCCTGCACTTTCTGGGCAAGGTCGGTTTGACCGGCAAGGAACACCAGTACCCGGCCAGCCTGTCCGGCGGCCAGCAGCAGCGCGTGGCCATCGCCCGGTCGCTCGGCATGGAGCCGTCCATCATGCTCTTCGACGAGCCCACCTCGGCCCTGGACCCGGAGCTGGTGGGCGAGGTCCTCGCGGTCATGCGCGACCTGGCGGACGAGGGCATGACCATGATCGTGGTCACCCACGAGATGGGCTTCGCGGCCCAGGTGGCAGACAAGGTCGTGTTCCTGGCCGACGGGGTCATCGAGGAGTCCGGGCCGCCGAGCGAGCTGTTCGAGCACCCCAAGAGCCCGCGCCTTCAGGCCTTCCTCTCCACCTGGGCCGAGCGCAACGCGGGGTTGAGCTGA
- the ureE gene encoding urease accessory protein UreE yields the protein MLRIREILAAPDGRTDDALTLPHHLRARSRQRVRLDSGREAGLLLPRGTVLRDGDVLLAEDGCRVLVRADIEPLSEACFADGQAMAMACFHLGNRHVPLEIGLGRIRYIHDPVVDDMLRTMGFAVTALMGPFHPEAGAYHMPHIRLNCEPVYVGSRP from the coding sequence ATGCTGCGCATCCGCGAAATCCTGGCCGCGCCGGACGGCCGCACCGACGACGCCCTGACCCTCCCGCACCACCTGCGGGCGCGGTCCCGCCAGCGCGTGCGCCTGGATTCCGGGCGCGAGGCCGGGCTGCTGCTGCCGCGCGGCACCGTGCTGCGCGACGGGGACGTCCTGCTGGCCGAGGACGGCTGCAGGGTCCTGGTCCGGGCCGACATCGAGCCCCTGTCCGAGGCGTGCTTCGCGGACGGCCAGGCCATGGCCATGGCCTGCTTCCACCTGGGCAACCGGCACGTGCCCCTGGAGATCGGCCTCGGCCGCATCCGCTACATCCACGATCCGGTGGTGGACGACATGCTCCGCACCATGGGCTTTGCCGTGACCGCGCTCATGGGGCCGTTCCATCCCGAGGCCGGGGCCTACCACATGCCCCACATCCGGCTGAACTGCGAACCCGTGTACGTCGGGAGCCGCCCATGA
- a CDS encoding urease accessory protein UreD, protein MIRPVARPESAAPSGWKAELGFDFARSGGRTVPARRRHRGPLAMQRPFYPERDVCHVYALHPPGGVVGGDRLLFDVRAESGAHGLVTTPSAGKFYRTAGPAAVQEQRLAVAPGGALDWLPLETIVYPGADARLSTRVDLAGDAAFFGWEVICLGLPASNAPFDRGFFVQTLEIYRDGEPVLLERARFEGGSALLREPWGLCGHTVFGTLAGTVDDPALAERIRERAAREVRDERFSLTRFDGLTVCRVMGDNAFRVRGLLAAAWDAMRLERLGRAACPPRVWNT, encoded by the coding sequence TTGATCCGGCCCGTCGCCCGCCCGGAATCCGCCGCTCCCTCGGGCTGGAAGGCGGAGCTCGGCTTCGACTTCGCCCGGTCGGGCGGGCGGACCGTCCCGGCCCGCCGCCGCCATCGCGGGCCCCTGGCCATGCAGCGCCCCTTCTACCCGGAGCGCGACGTCTGCCACGTCTACGCCCTGCACCCGCCAGGCGGCGTGGTCGGCGGGGACCGGCTGCTGTTCGACGTGCGGGCCGAAAGCGGCGCGCACGGCCTGGTGACCACGCCCTCGGCGGGCAAGTTCTACCGCACGGCCGGTCCGGCGGCCGTCCAGGAACAGCGGCTGGCCGTGGCCCCCGGCGGGGCCCTGGACTGGCTGCCCCTCGAGACCATCGTCTACCCCGGTGCCGACGCCCGGCTCTCTACCAGGGTGGACCTGGCGGGCGACGCCGCCTTTTTCGGCTGGGAGGTGATCTGCCTCGGCCTGCCCGCGTCGAACGCCCCCTTCGACCGGGGGTTTTTCGTCCAGACCCTGGAGATATACCGCGACGGGGAGCCGGTCCTGCTCGAACGGGCGCGCTTCGAGGGCGGCTCCGCCCTGTTGCGCGAGCCGTGGGGGCTTTGCGGGCACACGGTCTTCGGCACCCTGGCCGGGACCGTGGACGACCCCGCCCTGGCGGAGCGCATCCGCGAACGCGCCGCGCGCGAGGTCCGCGACGAACGATTTTCCCTGACCCGATTCGACGGCCTGACCGTCTGCCGGGTCATGGGCGACAACGCCTTCCGGGTGCGCGGCCTGCTCGCCGCCGCCTGGGACGCCATGCGACTCGAACGCCTGGGCCGGGCGGCCTGCCCCCCCAGGGTCTGGAACACGTAA
- a CDS encoding LysR substrate-binding domain-containing protein: MEKLKSLDSLRFFSAAARNLSFTGAAAELGISQSAVSQQVAKLEAGIGFRLFERRARGLALTDKGARLWTAVREGLGRIEQTLQELDDTRQLAQMTVRALPSFAARWLLPRVIKLRQWAPELNIVVDADLARPDFLHDGVDVAFTYGKTDHPEWDQSFLFHDAIFPVCTPDFMREHALNTPRDLRGGYLLHDSVPQAIYSTNWDAWFAALGMSLPQDGAGPAFSTLAMVCESALAGQGVALSRYSLVADDLAAGRLVRPFEQVTLEDGFYLACPKSSLKRVAIRKFYEWAKEQAALFRGGMVF; encoded by the coding sequence ATGGAAAAACTCAAGTCCCTGGACAGCCTGCGTTTCTTTTCCGCCGCCGCGCGCAACCTGAGCTTCACCGGCGCCGCCGCCGAGCTGGGCATCTCCCAGAGCGCGGTCAGCCAGCAGGTGGCCAAGCTGGAGGCCGGGATCGGCTTCAGGCTCTTCGAACGCCGCGCGCGGGGGCTGGCCCTGACCGACAAGGGGGCCCGGCTGTGGACCGCCGTGCGCGAAGGGCTGGGGCGCATCGAGCAGACCCTCCAGGAGCTCGACGACACGCGCCAGCTGGCCCAGATGACCGTGCGCGCCCTGCCGTCCTTCGCCGCCCGCTGGCTGCTGCCCAGGGTCATCAAGCTGCGCCAGTGGGCCCCGGAGCTGAACATCGTGGTCGATGCGGACCTGGCCCGGCCCGACTTCCTGCACGACGGGGTGGACGTGGCCTTCACCTACGGCAAGACCGACCACCCCGAATGGGACCAGAGCTTCCTGTTCCACGACGCCATCTTTCCGGTGTGCACGCCCGACTTCATGCGCGAGCACGCCCTGAACACCCCCAGGGACCTGCGCGGGGGCTACCTGCTGCACGACTCCGTGCCCCAGGCCATCTACAGCACCAACTGGGACGCCTGGTTCGCGGCCCTGGGCATGTCCCTGCCCCAGGACGGCGCGGGACCGGCCTTCAGCACCCTGGCCATGGTCTGCGAGAGCGCCCTGGCCGGGCAGGGCGTGGCCCTGAGCCGCTATTCCCTGGTGGCCGACGACCTGGCCGCCGGGCGGCTGGTCCGGCCCTTCGAGCAGGTCACCCTGGAGGACGGCTTCTACCTGGCCTGCCCCAAGTCGAGCCTGAAGCGCGTGGCCATCCGCAAGTTCTACGAATGGGCCAAGGAACAGGCCGCGCTCTTCCGGGGAGGGATGGTCTTTTGA
- a CDS encoding transporter substrate-binding domain-containing protein, translating to MIRGFKFVALMLACFLMLGVQAQAKDLLSEVKERGELVVATEARFAPFEMLKDGKIVGYSKDLLDEIMKDLPGVKLNQLDLPYQGILAGLVAKRYDFVCTSLTITKERAAKYAFTLPFSTAALTIVKRAGDDSIKSGEDMAGRIIGIQAGAAPYFTALKDYEKEVLIPKYGKGVAELQEFISSDDAYAALAGKRVDAVINTVPNLAPLVKERPDVFEIVMPPFGPPTYFAWAGRKDAESASLVQFFSDSIRKLNENGKMAELQKKWFGFTMDVPMDKVPEPVN from the coding sequence ATGATTCGTGGATTCAAATTCGTTGCCCTCATGCTGGCATGCTTCTTGATGCTGGGCGTACAGGCCCAGGCCAAGGATCTGCTCAGCGAAGTCAAGGAACGCGGCGAACTGGTCGTCGCCACCGAAGCGCGCTTCGCCCCGTTCGAGATGCTCAAGGACGGGAAGATCGTCGGCTACAGCAAGGACCTGCTGGACGAGATCATGAAGGATCTGCCCGGCGTCAAACTCAACCAGCTGGACCTCCCCTACCAGGGCATCCTGGCGGGCCTGGTCGCCAAGCGGTACGACTTCGTGTGCACCTCGCTGACCATCACCAAGGAACGGGCGGCCAAGTACGCCTTCACCCTGCCCTTCTCCACCGCCGCCCTGACCATCGTCAAGCGGGCCGGTGACGACTCCATCAAGTCCGGCGAGGACATGGCCGGACGGATCATCGGCATCCAGGCGGGCGCCGCCCCCTACTTCACCGCCCTGAAGGACTACGAGAAGGAAGTCCTGATTCCCAAGTACGGCAAGGGCGTGGCCGAGCTCCAGGAGTTTATCTCCAGCGACGACGCCTACGCCGCCCTGGCCGGCAAGCGGGTGGACGCGGTCATCAACACCGTCCCGAACCTGGCCCCGCTGGTCAAGGAGCGCCCGGACGTCTTCGAGATCGTCATGCCGCCCTTCGGCCCGCCGACCTACTTCGCCTGGGCCGGACGCAAGGACGCGGAGAGCGCCTCCCTGGTCCAGTTCTTCAGCGACAGCATCCGCAAGCTGAACGAGAACGGCAAGATGGCCGAGCTCCAGAAGAAGTGGTTCGGGTTCACCATGGACGTGCCCATGGACAAGGTGCCGGAACCGGTCAACTAG
- a CDS encoding DMT family transporter, with amino-acid sequence MNAALPALATILMWSSLALLTDRISHLPPLLSVGLVLTVCGLAGAVRLRHWKVSPATWLVGVGGIFGYHFLLFAAFGRAPAVEANMIQYLWPLFIVLFTPLFLPGHRLTPGHLLGAALGLAGAGLIVTGGRLGLRMEYLPGYLCALGAAVIWACYSLGTKRLPPFPSSAVGGFCLVSGLLSLALHFATDGPGPAPSSGDWLIVLLLGCGPMGAAFYTWDAAMKRGDPRMIGALAYLTPMLSTLLLVAVNGRPFTVLHGAAVVLVTGGAVVGSLDSLRPLFANLCAGRRRAWAGSSARPRK; translated from the coding sequence ATGAACGCCGCCCTGCCCGCCCTCGCAACCATCCTCATGTGGAGCTCCCTGGCCCTGCTCACGGACCGGATCTCGCACCTCCCGCCGCTCCTCTCGGTGGGACTGGTCCTGACCGTGTGCGGGCTGGCCGGAGCCGTGCGCCTGCGGCACTGGAAGGTCTCGCCCGCCACGTGGCTCGTGGGCGTGGGCGGCATCTTCGGATACCACTTCCTGCTCTTCGCGGCCTTCGGGCGAGCCCCGGCCGTGGAGGCGAACATGATCCAGTACCTCTGGCCCCTGTTCATCGTCCTGTTCACGCCCCTGTTCCTGCCCGGCCACAGGCTGACGCCCGGCCACCTGCTCGGCGCGGCCCTCGGCCTGGCGGGCGCGGGGCTGATCGTCACCGGCGGACGGCTGGGGCTGCGCATGGAGTATCTGCCCGGCTACCTCTGCGCCCTGGGCGCGGCCGTGATCTGGGCCTGCTACTCCCTCGGGACCAAGCGGCTGCCCCCCTTCCCGTCGTCGGCGGTGGGCGGCTTCTGCCTGGTCTCGGGGCTGCTGTCCCTGGCCCTGCACTTCGCCACCGACGGGCCGGGACCGGCGCCGTCGTCCGGGGACTGGCTGATCGTCCTGCTGCTCGGCTGCGGCCCCATGGGCGCGGCCTTCTACACCTGGGACGCGGCCATGAAGCGGGGCGATCCGCGCATGATCGGAGCCCTGGCCTACCTGACCCCCATGCTGTCCACCCTGCTGCTCGTGGCCGTGAACGGCAGGCCGTTCACCGTCCTGCACGGGGCGGCGGTCGTGCTGGTCACGGGCGGGGCCGTGGTCGGGTCCCTGGACTCCCTGCGCCCGCTCTTCGCCAACCTCTGCGCCGGACGCCGCCGGGCGTGGGCCGGATCATCGGCCAGACCGAGGAAGTAA
- a CDS encoding aminopeptidase P family protein produces the protein MDMVDVLEIKNGNRVKGTFSSAEMQRRMDSLRAYMARESVDAILFTSIHNINYYSDFLYTSFGRFFGLTVTQTNSTTISANIDYGQPYRRSFGENIVYTDWSKDNYFKAIKKLLAGSKRIGIEFDHISVQNRSKLDAIFPGAEFVDISEGVMRMRMIKSQEEIDLITIGANVADIGGAACAAAVGEGVPEHEVALASTNAMVREIARRVPHGELRDTWTWFQSGINTDGAHNPVTSRRIQKGDILSLNCFPMIAGYYTALERTLFFGEPSPRALELWEFNCAVYRKGLTLIKPGVRCCDIAAELNEMYAEKGLLANRTFGYGHSFGVLSHYYGREAGLEIREDIETVLEPNMVISMEPMITISEGEDGAGGYREHDILVVTEDGARDITGFPTGPEHNIIKA, from the coding sequence GGGGACCTTTTCCAGCGCCGAGATGCAGCGCCGCATGGACTCCCTGCGGGCCTACATGGCCAGGGAGAGCGTGGACGCCATCCTCTTCACCTCCATACACAATATCAATTACTACAGTGACTTTCTCTACACCTCCTTCGGCCGGTTCTTCGGACTGACCGTCACCCAGACGAACTCCACGACCATCAGCGCCAACATCGACTACGGTCAGCCCTACCGGCGCAGCTTCGGCGAGAACATCGTCTACACGGACTGGAGCAAGGACAACTATTTCAAGGCGATCAAGAAGCTGCTGGCCGGAAGCAAGCGCATCGGCATCGAGTTCGACCACATCTCCGTGCAGAACCGCAGCAAGCTCGACGCCATCTTCCCGGGCGCGGAATTCGTGGACATCAGCGAGGGCGTCATGCGCATGCGCATGATCAAGTCCCAGGAGGAGATCGACCTGATCACCATCGGGGCCAACGTGGCCGACATCGGCGGCGCGGCCTGCGCGGCGGCCGTGGGCGAGGGCGTGCCCGAGCACGAGGTGGCCCTGGCCTCCACCAACGCCATGGTCCGCGAGATCGCCCGCCGGGTGCCGCACGGCGAGCTGCGCGACACCTGGACCTGGTTCCAGTCCGGAATCAACACCGACGGCGCGCACAACCCGGTGACCAGCCGCCGCATCCAGAAGGGCGACATCCTCAGCCTGAACTGCTTCCCCATGATCGCGGGCTACTACACCGCCCTGGAGCGCACCCTGTTCTTCGGCGAGCCCTCGCCCCGCGCCCTGGAACTGTGGGAGTTCAACTGCGCGGTCTACCGCAAGGGGCTGACCCTGATCAAACCGGGCGTCCGCTGCTGCGACATCGCCGCCGAACTCAACGAGATGTATGCGGAAAAGGGCCTGCTGGCCAACCGGACCTTCGGCTACGGCCACTCCTTCGGCGTGCTCAGCCACTACTACGGCCGCGAGGCCGGGCTGGAGATCCGCGAGGACATCGAGACCGTGCTCGAACCGAACATGGTCATCTCCATGGAGCCCATGATCACCATCTCCGAGGGCGAGGACGGCGCGGGCGGCTACCGCGAGCACGACATCCTGGTCGTGACCGAGGACGGCGCGCGCGACATCACCGGCTTCCCCACGGGCCCGGAACACAACATCATCAAGGCCTAA
- a CDS encoding amino acid ABC transporter permease: MFDVSIILEYYPLFLKGLVYTVLVCAAGILGGLAWGLVLYAAGRANLKFLRAACRLYVNIFRGTPLLVQLFLLFYGGPLFGLRLSAIATGILGLAAYGGAYFAEIYRAGFQSIPPGQIEAARDLGLSRWQIVRHIQLPQMLTLILPPLTNQAIIIVKESAILSIITVPELTTAAVKVSTTTFSIVEPYLLLAAAYWLIVQGISMGGRAWEARQMVYLARQPQAPEKP, encoded by the coding sequence ATGTTCGACGTCTCCATCATCCTCGAATACTACCCGCTCTTCCTCAAGGGGCTGGTCTACACCGTCCTGGTCTGCGCCGCGGGCATCCTCGGCGGGCTGGCCTGGGGGCTGGTCCTGTACGCCGCCGGGCGCGCGAACCTCAAGTTCCTGCGCGCGGCCTGCCGCCTCTACGTGAACATCTTCCGGGGGACCCCGCTCCTGGTCCAGCTCTTCCTGCTCTTCTACGGCGGCCCGCTCTTCGGCCTGCGCCTGTCGGCCATCGCCACGGGCATCCTCGGCCTGGCCGCCTACGGCGGGGCCTACTTCGCCGAGATCTACCGGGCCGGATTCCAGAGCATCCCCCCCGGACAGATCGAGGCGGCCCGCGACCTGGGCCTGTCCCGGTGGCAGATCGTCCGGCACATCCAGCTGCCCCAGATGCTCACCCTGATCCTGCCGCCCCTGACCAACCAGGCGATCATCATCGTCAAGGAATCGGCCATCCTGTCCATCATCACCGTGCCCGAGCTGACCACCGCGGCGGTCAAGGTCTCGACCACGACCTTCTCCATCGTCGAGCCCTACCTGCTCCTGGCCGCGGCCTACTGGCTCATCGTCCAGGGCATCTCCATGGGCGGCCGGGCCTGGGAGGCCCGGCAGATGGTCTATCTCGCCCGTCAACCTCAAGCCCCGGAAAAGCCATGA
- a CDS encoding urease accessory protein UreF yields MRPSPQLLRLLQLASPALPVGAFAYSQGLEWGAEHGLEDEAAAASWIFGVMEHGPARLDLPCLIRMHRAWLDDDEAEVRRWSARLLASRETAELRQEELQTGAALARLLRDLDLDEAGAWTTFPRRTFAALFALAGARWGIETGDLSAALLFAWAENQAAAAIKLVPLGQTSGQRILSGAAGLIPGLVELALELPDAEVGGTAPGQVMASALHEIQRTRLFRS; encoded by the coding sequence ATGAGGCCGTCCCCCCAGCTGCTCCGCCTGCTGCAACTGGCCAGCCCGGCCCTGCCCGTGGGCGCCTTTGCCTATTCCCAGGGGCTCGAATGGGGCGCGGAACACGGGCTGGAAGACGAGGCGGCGGCCGCATCCTGGATCTTCGGGGTCATGGAGCACGGCCCGGCCCGCCTGGACCTGCCCTGCCTGATCCGCATGCACCGCGCCTGGCTCGACGACGACGAGGCCGAAGTCCGCCGCTGGTCCGCCCGCCTCCTGGCCTCGCGGGAAACCGCCGAGCTGCGGCAGGAGGAGTTGCAGACCGGGGCGGCCCTGGCCCGGCTGCTGCGCGACCTGGACCTGGACGAAGCCGGGGCGTGGACGACCTTTCCCCGACGCACCTTCGCCGCCCTGTTCGCCCTGGCCGGGGCCCGCTGGGGGATCGAAACCGGGGACCTGAGCGCGGCCTTGCTCTTTGCCTGGGCCGAAAACCAGGCGGCCGCGGCCATCAAGCTGGTCCCCCTGGGCCAGACCTCCGGACAGCGCATCCTGTCCGGGGCGGCCGGGCTGATTCCCGGGCTGGTGGAGCTGGCCCTGGAACTTCCCGACGCCGAGGTCGGCGGCACGGCCCCCGGCCAGGTCATGGCCTCGGCCCTGCACGAAATCCAACGCACGCGGCTGTTCCGTTCCTGA
- a CDS encoding urease subunit beta, translated as MIPGEILYADGEIELNAGRATVTLTVANAGDRPIQVGSHYHFFETNEGLVFDRDRARGFRLNIPAGTAVRFEPGQTRDVELVALAGKREVYGFNAKVMGKLD; from the coding sequence ATGATTCCCGGAGAAATCCTCTACGCCGACGGCGAGATCGAACTGAACGCGGGCCGCGCGACCGTGACCCTGACCGTGGCCAACGCGGGCGACCGGCCCATCCAGGTGGGCTCGCACTACCACTTCTTCGAGACCAACGAGGGGTTGGTCTTCGACCGCGACCGGGCCAGGGGCTTCCGCCTGAACATCCCGGCGGGCACGGCCGTGCGCTTCGAGCCGGGCCAGACCCGCGACGTGGAGCTGGTGGCCCTGGCGGGCAAACGGGAAGTGTACGGATTCAACGCCAAAGTCATGGGCAAGCTGGACTAG
- the ureA gene encoding urease subunit gamma, giving the protein MKLSPREKDKLLIFCAGMLATQRKERGLRLNYPEAMAFIASAILEGAREGRTVAELMDYGTTLLTREDVMDGIPEMIREVQVEATFPDGTKLVTVHNPIL; this is encoded by the coding sequence ATGAAGCTCTCTCCCAGAGAAAAGGACAAGCTGCTGATCTTCTGCGCCGGAATGCTGGCCACCCAGCGCAAGGAGCGGGGCCTCCGACTCAACTATCCCGAAGCCATGGCCTTCATCGCCTCGGCCATCCTGGAAGGCGCCCGCGAGGGCCGGACCGTGGCCGAACTCATGGACTACGGCACCACCCTGCTGACCCGCGAGGACGTCATGGACGGCATCCCCGAGATGATCCGCGAGGTCCAGGTGGAGGCCACCTTCCCGGACGGCACCAAGCTGGTCACCGTCCACAACCCCATCCTGTGA
- the ureC gene encoding urease subunit alpha: MAKIDRRTYGDMFGPTTGDRVRLGDTDLIIEVEADHAVYGEEVKFGGGKVLRDGMGQSQAANDTAVDTVITNALILDHWGIVKADIGLKNGRIHAIGKAGNPDTQPGVDIVVGPGTEAIAGEGLIATAGGIDSHIHFICPQQVEDALMSGVTTMIGGGTGPAAGTNATTCTPGPWNIMRMLQASDGLPMNLGWLGKGNASLPGSLNEQLEAGAMGLKLHEDWGTTPAAIDNCLDAAERYDVQVAIHTDTLNESGFVENTLAAFRGRTIHAYHTEGAGGGHAPDIIKACGQQNVLPSSTNPTRPYTVNTADEHLDMLMVCHHLDASIPEDVAFAESRIRRETIAAEDILHDLGAFSMIASDSQAMGRVGEVITRTWQTAHKMKAQRGPLPEDSDRNDNFRAKRYIAKYTINPALAHGIQQEVGSLEVGKLADIVLWNPAFFGVKPDMVIKGGVIAAAPMGDPNASIPTPQPVHYRPMFATFGRALAATSLTFVSRAALELGVGARYGLAKRLAPVSGCRLVQKRDMVHNGYTPTIEVDPQTYEVRADGELLTCEPAAVLPLAQRYFLF, encoded by the coding sequence ATGGCAAAGATCGACAGAAGGACCTACGGCGACATGTTCGGCCCGACCACGGGCGACCGCGTCCGGCTGGGCGACACCGACCTGATCATCGAGGTCGAGGCGGACCACGCCGTGTACGGCGAAGAGGTCAAGTTCGGCGGGGGCAAGGTCCTGCGCGACGGCATGGGCCAGTCCCAGGCGGCCAACGACACGGCCGTGGACACGGTCATCACCAACGCCCTGATCCTGGACCACTGGGGCATCGTCAAGGCGGACATCGGCCTCAAAAACGGCCGCATCCACGCCATCGGCAAGGCGGGCAACCCCGACACCCAGCCCGGCGTGGACATCGTGGTCGGCCCCGGCACCGAGGCCATCGCGGGCGAGGGGCTCATCGCCACGGCGGGCGGCATCGACTCGCACATCCATTTTATCTGCCCGCAGCAGGTGGAGGACGCGCTCATGTCGGGCGTGACCACCATGATAGGCGGCGGCACCGGCCCGGCGGCCGGGACCAACGCCACCACCTGCACGCCCGGCCCGTGGAACATCATGCGCATGCTCCAGGCCTCGGACGGGCTGCCCATGAACCTGGGCTGGCTGGGCAAGGGCAACGCCTCCCTGCCCGGCTCCCTGAACGAACAGCTCGAGGCCGGGGCCATGGGCCTCAAGCTGCACGAGGACTGGGGCACCACCCCGGCGGCCATCGACAATTGCCTGGACGCGGCCGAACGGTACGACGTCCAGGTGGCCATCCACACCGACACCCTGAACGAGTCCGGCTTCGTGGAGAACACCCTGGCCGCCTTCCGTGGGCGGACCATCCACGCCTACCACACCGAGGGCGCGGGCGGCGGCCACGCCCCGGACATCATCAAGGCCTGCGGGCAGCAGAACGTGCTGCCCTCGTCCACCAACCCGACCCGGCCCTACACCGTGAACACGGCCGACGAGCACCTGGACATGCTCATGGTCTGCCACCACCTGGACGCCTCCATCCCCGAGGACGTGGCCTTCGCCGAGTCGCGCATCCGGCGCGAGACCATCGCGGCCGAGGACATCCTGCACGACCTGGGCGCGTTCTCCATGATCGCCTCGGACTCCCAGGCCATGGGCCGGGTGGGCGAGGTCATCACCCGCACCTGGCAGACGGCCCACAAGATGAAGGCCCAGCGCGGGCCCCTGCCCGAGGACTCGGACCGCAACGACAACTTCCGGGCCAAGCGGTACATCGCCAAGTACACCATCAACCCGGCCCTGGCCCACGGCATCCAGCAGGAGGTCGGCTCCCTGGAGGTCGGCAAGCTGGCCGACATCGTCCTCTGGAACCCGGCCTTCTTCGGGGTCAAGCCGGACATGGTCATCAAGGGCGGGGTCATCGCGGCCGCGCCCATGGGCGACCCCAACGCCTCCATCCCGACCCCGCAGCCGGTCCACTACCGGCCCATGTTCGCGACCTTCGGCCGGGCCCTGGCCGCCACCTCACTGACCTTCGTGTCCCGGGCCGCCCTGGAACTCGGCGTGGGGGCCAGGTACGGCCTGGCCAAGCGCCTGGCCCCGGTCTCCGGCTGCCGTCTGGTGCAAAAAAGAGATATGGTCCACAACGGCTACACCCCGACCATCGAGGTGGACCCGCAGACCTACGAGGTCCGGGCCGACGGCGAGCTGCTGACCTGCGAACCGGCGGCCGTCCTGCCCCTGGCCCAGCGCTACTTCCTGTTCTAG